In a single window of the Candidatus Methylomirabilota bacterium genome:
- a CDS encoding MFS transporter — translation MSERAWLAAVCASELGTLLVFSNFSALLPLLQKEWELSNSQAGLIVSFYQFGYIGAVMILATLTDYMPPRRIYLWSAFWMAAASFAFAFWAHGFLSAVILRGAVGLGFAGTYMPGMRMVAERFASGRRGFAMGCYIGTFTLGTSLSLLLTGWANGHWGWRAAFALTAVGPLVAGVIGWMALPRTMAASAPSAPNLPHKPTHKRVERLGPVLKNRPALRLITAYGAHTFELMGMRGWIVPFFTASLITTGAELVEANQRAALAASAVLAIGALPHPFSGLLSDRFGRAMPISVLMLLSAFCSFAMGWAHDWPFSSLVVLGLVYGFLITSESAIVSTGIAEAAEPAYLGRTMALQSTVGFTAGALSPWAVGIVLDWAPRLGVVGEAKWTWGFGLLGAIALLGPLAVGFKEFTRSPRRV, via the coding sequence GTGAGCGAGCGGGCCTGGCTGGCGGCGGTCTGCGCCTCCGAGCTTGGCACGCTCCTGGTCTTCTCGAACTTCTCCGCCCTCCTGCCCCTCCTCCAGAAGGAGTGGGAGCTCAGCAACAGCCAGGCCGGGCTCATCGTCTCCTTCTACCAGTTCGGGTATATCGGCGCCGTCATGATCCTGGCCACCCTGACCGATTACATGCCGCCCCGTCGCATCTATCTCTGGAGCGCATTCTGGATGGCCGCGGCCAGCTTCGCCTTCGCGTTCTGGGCGCACGGCTTCCTCTCCGCCGTCATCCTGCGCGGCGCCGTGGGCCTGGGATTCGCGGGCACCTACATGCCGGGCATGCGCATGGTCGCCGAGCGTTTCGCGTCGGGCCGACGCGGCTTCGCCATGGGCTGCTATATCGGCACCTTCACGCTCGGGACTTCACTCTCCCTCCTGCTCACGGGCTGGGCCAACGGACACTGGGGCTGGCGGGCCGCCTTCGCCCTGACCGCCGTGGGCCCGCTCGTGGCGGGCGTGATCGGCTGGATGGCTCTGCCGCGTACCATGGCCGCCTCCGCGCCGTCCGCGCCGAATCTCCCGCACAAGCCCACGCACAAGAGAGTCGAGCGACTCGGACCGGTCCTCAAGAACCGCCCCGCCCTGCGCCTCATCACGGCCTACGGCGCCCACACCTTCGAGCTGATGGGCATGCGCGGCTGGATCGTGCCCTTCTTCACCGCGAGCCTGATCACCACGGGCGCGGAGCTGGTGGAGGCCAATCAGCGCGCGGCGCTCGCGGCCTCGGCGGTGCTGGCCATCGGCGCCCTGCCCCATCCCTTCTCGGGACTGCTCTCCGATCGCTTCGGGCGGGCCATGCCGATCAGCGTCCTCATGCTGCTCTCGGCCTTCTGCTCTTTCGCCATGGGCTGGGCGCACGACTGGCCCTTCTCGAGCCTGGTCGTCCTCGGGCTCGTCTACGGCTTCCTCATCACCTCCGAGTCGGCCATCGTCTCGACGGGCATCGCGGAGGCCGCCGAGCCCGCCTATCTCGGGCGCACCATGGCCCTGCAGTCCACCGTGGGCTTCACGGCCGGCGCGCTCTCCCCATGGGCGGTGGGAATCGTGCTCGACTGGGCCCCGCGCCTGGGCGTGGTGGGCGAGGCCAAGTGGACATGGGGCTTCGGGCTCCTGGGGGCGATCGCCCTTCTGGGACCGTTGGCCGTGGGCTTCAAGGAGTTCACCCGCAGCCCCCGACGGGTTTAG
- a CDS encoding D-alanine--D-alanine ligase family protein, producing the protein MEKRKLRVGVIFGGQSGEHEVSLAGAASVLAALDRERFEPVAIGITREGRWLMGGDPLQALSQDASRRALAEGGVEASVKQELAARAGDAPGGATALARMETSESLPPGLRERLDVVWIMLHGPRGEDGTMQGLLELAGLPYVGAGVLASAVGMDKVAMKDMFRAHGLPVVDYLVVKRHHWRSRPAEVQSAVGDVVGFPCFVKPANLGSSVGISKVKAVEELTAALDLAASHDRRLLVERAVQGREVEVAVLGNDAPQASLPGEVCYAGEWYDYETKYGEGHTTFKVPAPLAPDVTARVRELAIRAFQAIDGAGLARVDFFIENDTHVLVNEINTLPGFTATSAYPKLWEASGISYTELISRLIDLARERR; encoded by the coding sequence ATGGAAAAGAGGAAGCTCCGCGTCGGCGTCATCTTCGGCGGGCAATCCGGCGAGCACGAGGTCTCGCTCGCGGGCGCGGCGTCCGTGCTGGCGGCCCTGGATCGCGAGCGATTCGAGCCCGTGGCCATCGGGATCACCCGTGAAGGGCGCTGGCTCATGGGCGGAGATCCGCTCCAGGCCCTGTCTCAGGACGCCTCGCGCCGCGCGCTCGCCGAGGGCGGCGTGGAGGCGTCCGTGAAGCAGGAGCTGGCCGCGCGGGCGGGCGATGCCCCGGGCGGGGCCACGGCGCTCGCGCGCATGGAGACCTCCGAGAGCCTGCCCCCGGGTCTGCGGGAGCGGCTCGACGTGGTCTGGATCATGCTCCACGGCCCGCGAGGCGAGGACGGCACCATGCAAGGCCTCCTCGAGCTGGCGGGCTTGCCGTATGTCGGCGCCGGCGTGCTCGCCTCCGCGGTCGGCATGGACAAGGTCGCCATGAAGGACATGTTCCGGGCTCATGGCCTGCCCGTCGTCGACTACCTCGTGGTCAAGCGTCACCACTGGCGATCGCGCCCGGCCGAGGTGCAGAGCGCGGTGGGCGATGTCGTCGGCTTCCCGTGTTTCGTCAAGCCGGCCAATCTCGGCTCGAGCGTGGGCATCAGCAAGGTCAAGGCCGTGGAGGAGTTGACGGCCGCCCTCGATCTGGCCGCGAGCCATGACCGCCGTCTCCTCGTCGAGCGGGCTGTCCAGGGACGCGAGGTCGAGGTCGCGGTCCTCGGCAACGACGCGCCTCAAGCCTCTCTGCCCGGCGAGGTCTGCTATGCGGGCGAGTGGTACGACTACGAGACGAAGTATGGCGAGGGGCACACCACCTTCAAGGTGCCGGCGCCCCTGGCGCCCGACGTGACCGCCCGAGTGCGCGAGCTGGCCATCCGCGCGTTCCAGGCCATCGACGGCGCGGGGCTGGCGCGCGTGGACTTCTTCATCGAGAACGACACGCACGTCCTCGTGAACGAGATCAATACGCTGCCGGGCTTCACGGCCACCAGCGCCTATCCCAAGCTCTGGGAGGCCTCGGGCATCTCCTACACCGAGCTCATCTCCCGGCTCATTGATCTCGCCCGCGAACGACGCTGA